In Felis catus isolate Fca126 chromosome A2, F.catus_Fca126_mat1.0, whole genome shotgun sequence, the following proteins share a genomic window:
- the LOC123384081 gene encoding GTPase IMAP family member 7-like isoform X1, producing MGNSAPSKEATGSDMEDPQDNTLRIVLVGKTGSGKSATANAILGSRVFDSRVAAGAVTTKCQKASKEWKGRKLVVVDTPGLFDTKKSLDTTCREISQCVLYSCPGPHAIVLVLQLGRYTEEEQKTVALIKTVFGKPALRHMFILFTRKDNLEGQSLSDFLADSDVKLRNIISECGNRYCAFNNRASEAENEAQVQELVELIEEMVQNNGGDYFTDAIYKDAEKRLRQREEDLKKIYTDQLNNEIKLVEKEYADKSQEEREKKIKWLNRIYHEQLKNIREEAEKSIFEYVLDGIRRVLSQIWHTFW from the coding sequence CCACTGGTAGTGACATGGAAGACCCTCAGGACAACACTCTGAGGATTGTTTTGGTGGGGAAAACTGGAAGTGGGAAGAGCGCAACGGCAAACGCCATCCTGGGGAGTAGAGTCTTTGACTCTAGAGTTGCAGCCGGTGCTGTCACCACCAAGTGTCAAAAAGCATCCAAGGAATGGAAGGGGAGGAAACTTGTTGTTGTTGACACCCCAGGGCTCTTTGACACCAAGAAGTCCCTGGATACCACGTGCAGGGAAATCAGCCAGTGTGTCCTCTactcctgccctgggccccacgCCATCGTCTTGGTTCTCCAGCTGGGCCGCTACACGGAGGAAGAGCAGAAGACCGTGGCATTGATCAAGACTGTCTTTGGGAAGCCAGCCTTGAGGCACATGTTCATATTGTTCACTCGCAAAGATAACTTGGAGGGGCAGAGCCTGAGTGACTTCTTGGCAGATTCAGATGTGAAGCTAAGAAACATCATCAGCGAGTGTGGGAACCGCTACTGTGCCTTCAACAACAGAGCCTCAGAGGCCGAGAATGAAGCTCAAGTGCAGGAGCTGGTGGAGCTGATAGAGGAGATGGTGCAGAACAACGGAGGGGATTACTTTACCGATGCCATTTACAAGGACGCAGAGAAGAGGCTGAGGCAACGGGAAGAAGACCTGAAGAAAATCTACACCGAtcaattaaataatgaaattaaactagTAGAAAAGGAATATGCTGATAAATCACAGGAAGAacgggagaaaaaaataaaatggctaaatAGGATTTATcatgaacaattaaaaaacatcAGGGAAGAAGCTGAGAAGAGCATATTTGAATATGTTTTAGATGGGATTAGGAGGGTGCTTTCACAAATATGGCATACATTTTGGTAG
- the LOC123384081 gene encoding GTPase IMAP family member 7-like isoform X2 has translation MEDPQDNTLRIVLVGKTGSGKSATANAILGSRVFDSRVAAGAVTTKCQKASKEWKGRKLVVVDTPGLFDTKKSLDTTCREISQCVLYSCPGPHAIVLVLQLGRYTEEEQKTVALIKTVFGKPALRHMFILFTRKDNLEGQSLSDFLADSDVKLRNIISECGNRYCAFNNRASEAENEAQVQELVELIEEMVQNNGGDYFTDAIYKDAEKRLRQREEDLKKIYTDQLNNEIKLVEKEYADKSQEEREKKIKWLNRIYHEQLKNIREEAEKSIFEYVLDGIRRVLSQIWHTFW, from the coding sequence ATGGAAGACCCTCAGGACAACACTCTGAGGATTGTTTTGGTGGGGAAAACTGGAAGTGGGAAGAGCGCAACGGCAAACGCCATCCTGGGGAGTAGAGTCTTTGACTCTAGAGTTGCAGCCGGTGCTGTCACCACCAAGTGTCAAAAAGCATCCAAGGAATGGAAGGGGAGGAAACTTGTTGTTGTTGACACCCCAGGGCTCTTTGACACCAAGAAGTCCCTGGATACCACGTGCAGGGAAATCAGCCAGTGTGTCCTCTactcctgccctgggccccacgCCATCGTCTTGGTTCTCCAGCTGGGCCGCTACACGGAGGAAGAGCAGAAGACCGTGGCATTGATCAAGACTGTCTTTGGGAAGCCAGCCTTGAGGCACATGTTCATATTGTTCACTCGCAAAGATAACTTGGAGGGGCAGAGCCTGAGTGACTTCTTGGCAGATTCAGATGTGAAGCTAAGAAACATCATCAGCGAGTGTGGGAACCGCTACTGTGCCTTCAACAACAGAGCCTCAGAGGCCGAGAATGAAGCTCAAGTGCAGGAGCTGGTGGAGCTGATAGAGGAGATGGTGCAGAACAACGGAGGGGATTACTTTACCGATGCCATTTACAAGGACGCAGAGAAGAGGCTGAGGCAACGGGAAGAAGACCTGAAGAAAATCTACACCGAtcaattaaataatgaaattaaactagTAGAAAAGGAATATGCTGATAAATCACAGGAAGAacgggagaaaaaaataaaatggctaaatAGGATTTATcatgaacaattaaaaaacatcAGGGAAGAAGCTGAGAAGAGCATATTTGAATATGTTTTAGATGGGATTAGGAGGGTGCTTTCACAAATATGGCATACATTTTGGTAG